From Pelmatolapia mariae isolate MD_Pm_ZW linkage group LG1, Pm_UMD_F_2, whole genome shotgun sequence, one genomic window encodes:
- the LOC134632147 gene encoding uncharacterized protein LOC134632147: MSSLNRSVWPAAPVTSDLAAEQTCPSYKQFMEYKKSKSKERQAFSCGAKLKLKQQSKPVKINIGIMVSQQTDLKPVRGKTLPLSISPEITAPDLLKQAVEKMRAFNKDLVEGPYVLLYPDCTEVINVPGSERPFRLADYKEEIGKNYNRISLFICPESHFKQALIAEDGTSDSDPEIVITSRSTAEFNQADTLVFKPQDQSTPNGKHAEKEFKEGLSALNFLSALQQHPTLLSPVLCHMEKKLTALELERLFKPDFSPSGSNRRRLESQTVGYWSDYLLDCEESQTAVSVGDVLMFATGLTSLPPSGLDPLPSLQFLDDSLFPMAKTCLNLLKLPMITSYSVFKSNMDFGIQNSPGFGCF, encoded by the exons ATGTCATCACTGAACAGATCTGTTTGGCCAGCCGCtccagtgacctctgaccttgctGCAG AACAAACATGTCCGTCATACAAGCAGTTCATGGAGTACAAAAAATCTAAATCCAAAGAGCGTCAGGCCTTCAGCTGTGGAGCAAAATTAAAACTCAAGCAACAGAGTAAACCTGTCAAG ATCAATATAGGAATAATGGTGTCACAACAAACGGACTTAAAACCGGTAAGAGGGAAAACACTGCCCTTATCTATTAGCCCCGAAATTACAGCCCCTGACCTCCTGAAGCAGGCTGTAGAAAAAATGAGAGCATTCAACAAGGACTTGGTGGAGGGACCATATGTCCTTTTGTATCCCGACTGCACAGAGGTGATAAATGTGCCTGGGTCAGAAAGGCCATTCCGATTGGCAGACTACAAAGAGGAAATAGGAAAGAACTACAACAGGATTTCTCTTTTCATTTGCCCAGAGAGCCACTTCAAACAAG CTCTGATTGCAGAGGATGGTACCTCAGACTCAGACCCTGAGATTGTGATTACATCAAGAAGCACAGCTGAGTTCAACCAGGCAGACACATTG GTTTTCAAACCACAAGACCAGAGTACCCCTAATGGTAAACATGCAGAGAAGGA ATTTAAAGAGGGTCTTTCAGCACTTAATTTCCTGAGTGCACTCCAGCAACACCCTACTTTGCTTTCCCCGGTCCTGTGTCACATGGAAAAGAAACTCACAGCTCTTGAACTTGAGAGACTTTTCAAACCTGACTTCAGCCCATCTGGAAGTAACAGGAGACGTCTGGAAAGTCAAACTGTGGGCTACTGGTCAGACTATCTGCTTGACTGTGAAG aaTCACAAACTGCTGTGTCGGTGGGCGATGTTCTGATGTTTGCAACTGGGCTAACATCACTGCCACCTTCTGGATTAGATCCACTACCAAGCCTACAGTTCCTGGATGACTCTTTATTCCCGATGGCAAAAACATGCTTAAACTTATTGAAACTACCAATGATAACCTCATATTCCGTGTTTAAATCCAACATGGATTTTGGAATTCAAAACTCTCCAGGATTTGGATGTTTCTAG
- the gtf2a2 gene encoding transcription initiation factor IIA subunit 2, whose amino-acid sequence MAYQLYRNTTLGNSLQESLDELIQTQQITPQLALQVLLQFDKAINTALANRVRNRVNFRGSLNTYRFCDNVWTFVLNDVEFREVTELVKVDKVKIVACDGKSESTHNKTDK is encoded by the exons ATGGCGTATCAGCTGTACAGGAACACGACGCTGGGAAACAGCCTGCAGGAGAGTCTGGACGAGCTTATACAG actCAGCAGATAACTCCTCAGCTCGCTCTTCAGGTCCTCCTCCAGTTCGATAAAGCCATCAACACAGCGCTCGCCAACCGAGTCCGCAACAGGGTCAATTTCAGG GGATCTCTGAACACGTACAGGTTCTGCGACAACGTGTGGACGTTTGTTTTGAACGACGTTGAGTTCAGAGAGGTCACCGAGCTCGTGAAGGTCGACAAGGTCAAGATTGTCGCCTGTGATGGAAAGAGCGAGTCGACCCACAACAAAACTGATAAATG a
- the znf395a gene encoding zinc finger protein 395a encodes MIPKARLGKRSPLGALVTSTCPGINLETGETVVTMARAGQQATSRADGHLGLKVYFQCGGAGESSVDSSPSFCSRSVSSSIDVPKSQRSPHEVDMNELMAAMVLSSLSCSPLLHSPAQPDLTATSMECGGGELSDSGYWSVGHAHRSPAPSPPIKESDASPATPPDEGVDMELDQVLFDEPAPRKRRNSVKVAYRCLWPSCGKVLTSVVGIKRHIRTTHLCRGGEHERCSRSEEDFYYTEINQWEHPQQRSPPHFGHSGSSPASPASSPSSPSSPPPPSPPSPSSPSCAALSCSAPSSSGSFWQVQSEHSYQAPPPSQHVVSAAAATPSCRWTAPPTTCHKQGLSFRVRSVSVGEQWLQHQSAPSRRIRGEAKKCRKVYGIEHRDQWCTACRWKKACQRFLD; translated from the exons ATGATACCAAAGGCTCGTCTGGGGAAGCGTTCTCCTCTTGGGGCACTTGTGACCTCTACCTGTCCGGGGATCAACCTGGAGACTGGTGAGACTGTGGTGACGATGGCGAGAGCGGGACAGCAAGCGACAAGCAGAGCAGACGGCCATCTTGGATTAAAG GTGTATTTCCAGTGTGGAGGAGCAGGTGAATCTTCAGTCGACAGCTCGCCTTCATTCTGCAGCAGATCCGTGTCCTCCAGCATCGATGTCCCAAAAAG TCAGAGGAGTCCTCATGAGGTGGACATGAACGAGCTGATGGCAGCGATGGTTCTCAGCAGTTTGTCCTGCAGCCCACTGCTGCACAGCCCCGCCCAGCCTGACCTCACAG CAACTTCGATGGAATGTGGCGGCGGCGAGCTCTCTGACAGCGGCTACTGGAGCGTCGGCCACGCTCACCGAAGCCCGGCTCCTTCCCCGCCAATCAAAGAGTCCGACGCCAGCCCGGCCACGCCTCCTGATGAGGGTGTTGACATGGAGCTGGACCAGGTGCTGTTTGATGAGCCAGCACCACGGAAACGCAGG AACTCGGTGAAGGTGGCGTACAGGTGTCTGTGGCCGAGCTGCGGTAAAGTGCTGACGTCTGTGGTGGGAATTAAACGCCATATCAGGACGACACACCTGTG CCGTGGTGGTGAACATGAGCGCTGTTCCCGCAGTGAGGAGGATTTTTACTACACTGAGATCAACCAATGGGAGCATCCGCAGCAACGGTCTCCTCCCCATTTTGGACACAGCGGCTCCTCCCCCGCCTCACCGGCTTCCTCCCCGTCCTCGCCTTCCAGCCCGCCACCACCTTCTCCAccgtctccctcctctccctcctgtgCCGCCCTGAGTTGCTCCGCCCCCTCGTCTTCTGGCAGCTTCTGGCAGGTCCAATCAGAGCACTCCTACCAG gctCCTCCTCCGAGTCAACACGTGGTGTCAGCGGCAGCAGCCACACCATCCTGCCGTTGGACAGCCCCGCCCACCACCTGCCACAAACAG GGTCTGTCGTTCCGGGTGCGTTCGGTCAGCGTGGGAGAGCAGTGGCTGCAGCATCAGAGCGCCCCCTCCAG GAGGATTCGCGGAGAGGCCAAAAAGTGTCGTAAGGTTTACGGCATCGAGCACAGAGACCAGTGGTGCACAGCCTGCCGCTGGAAGAAAGCCTGCCAGCGCTTCCTCGACTGA